One Epinephelus lanceolatus isolate andai-2023 chromosome 10, ASM4190304v1, whole genome shotgun sequence genomic region harbors:
- the chn2 gene encoding beta-chimaerin isoform X3 encodes MQSQPRAACHQSPSWVRGEWSVTAASALGCCRQRLLHSTHVSPSHLSPEEMESLWEPDQASMEAEENRGGELITHKTKRQERKRQELLALALGVKVHTFRGPHWCEYCANFMWGLIAQGVRCSDCGLNVHKQCSKLVPSDCQPDLRRIKKVFSCDLTTLVKAHNTTRPMVVDMCIREIELRGMKSEGLYRVSGFSEHIEDVKLAFDRDGEKADISASAYADINIIAGALKLYLRDLPIPVIPFDLYPRFIQAAKIPNAESRLEAIHESLLQLPPAHYETLRYLMAHLKRVTQFEKDNLMNAENLGIVYGPTLMQPPEQNALTTLNDMRQQKLVVQLMIEHEDVLF; translated from the exons ATGCAGAGTCAACCCCGTGCTGCCTGTCATCAGTCGCCCTCCTGGGTCAGAGGGGAGTGGAGTGTAACCGCCGCCTCTGCGCTGGGCTGTTGTCGGCAGCGTTTGCTGCACAGCACCCACGTCTCTCCCTCACATCTTTCCCCAGAGGAGATGGAGAGTCTGTGGGAACCCGACCAGGCGAGCATGGAGgctgaagaaaacagaggaggggAGCTGATTACTCACAAGACTAAAAGACAAGAGAGGAAGCGTCAGGAGCTCCTGGCTTTGGCTCTGGGAGTCA AGGTACACACCTTTCGAGGGCCGCACTGGTGCGAGTACTGTGCCAATTTCATGTGGGGCCTCATCGCCCAGGGTGTCCGCTGCTCAG ATTGCGGGCTGAATGTACACAAACAGTGCTCCAAACTGGTTCCCAGCGACTGCCAGCCGGACCTGCGCAGGATAAAGAAAGTGTTCAGCTGTGACCTCACCACACTAGTCAAAGCTCATAACACAACACGACCCATGGTGGTGGACATGTGTATTCGAGAGATAGAGCTGAGAG GTATGAAATCTGAAGGTCTCTACAGAGTATCTGGCTTCTCAGAGCACATAGAGGATGTGAAGCTCGCCTTTGACCGAG ATGGTGAAAAGGCCGATATCAGTGCCAGTGCCTATGCAGACATTAACATCATTGCTGGTGCTTTGAAGCTCTATTTAAGAGACCTTCCCATTCCAGTCATTCCGTTTGACTTGTACCCCAGATTTATTCAAGCTGCAA AAATTCCAAATGCTGAATCCAGACTAGAGGCCATCCACGAGAGCTTACTGCAACTCCCGCCAGCCCACTATGAGACCCTGCGTTACCTGATGGCTCACTTGAAGAG GGTGACACAGTTTGAAAAGGACAATTTAATGAATGCTGAGAACCTGGGAATTGTCTATGGTCCAACGCTTATGCAGCCACCAGAGCAGAACGCTTTGACAACCCTGAATGACATGAGGCAGCAGAAACTAGTGGTGCAGCTTATGATAGAGCATGAAGATGTCTTATTCTAA
- the fkbp14 gene encoding peptidyl-prolyl cis-trans isomerase FKBP14 produces MRELLSIKMIIFSICSILPSLLVFVTGGKLPEPEVKIEVIHKPFMCHRKSKYGDMLLVHHEGFLESNGTLFYSSRKYGDKNPVWFTLGSREVLKGWDKGLQNMCTGERRKLTVPPSLAYGKEGKGKIPPMSTLIFDIELMEIRNGPRSHESFREMDLNDDWKLCREEVKAYLKKEFEKHGYSPNDTDHDVMVDDIFKNEDEDKDGFISAREFTYQHDEL; encoded by the exons ATGAGGGAGCTATTATCTatcaaaatgattattttttctatttgttCGATACTGCCCTCATTGTTAGTGTTTGTCACCGGGGGGAAACTGCCTGAGCCAGAAGTTAAAATCGAAGTCATACATAAACCTTTCATGTGTCACCGTAAGTCAAAGTATGGAGACATGCTTCTTGTTCATCACGAGGGATTCTTGGAGAGTAATGGCACCTTGTTTTATTCCAG CCGCAAATATGGGGATAAAAACCCAGTATGGTTCACTCTTGGGAGTCGAGAGGTGCTCAAGGGTTGGGATAAAGGCCTGCAAAACATGTGCACGGGAGAGCGCAGGAAGCTGACAGTCCCTCCATCCCTGGCCTATGGCAAGGAAGGAAAAG GCAAGATCCCTCCAATGAGCACCCTCATTTTTGACATTGAGCTAATGGAGATCAGAAATGGTCCAAGGTCACACGAGTCTTTCCGGGAGATGGATCTGAATGATGACTGGAAGctctgcagagaggag GTGAAAGCGTACCTGAAGAAAGAATTTGAGAAACACGGATACTCACCTAATGACACAGATCATGACGTGATGGTCGATGACATCTTCAAAAATGAGGATGAAGATAAAGATGGTTTTATATCTGCGAGGGAATTCACCTACCAACACGATGAGCTTTAA